From Nicotiana tabacum cultivar K326 chromosome 15, ASM71507v2, whole genome shotgun sequence, the proteins below share one genomic window:
- the LOC107792249 gene encoding nuclear poly(A) polymerase 3-like, whose translation MEFGISENQLSHLNPPFTRILGFRRSPDVILRIEMERSMSLFQMMVNEGLVPSAAEEMKRRNAIDKLKKIVVEWVKEVTYQRGLPKKYLKFASGTILTYGSYGLGVYNSDSDIDALCVGPYFATIAEDFFIVLHNMLASRPEVSEIHCVKYAKVPLMRFKFDGISIDLPYARLKVISIPENVDVFNPFFLKNIDDTSWKSLSGVRANRSILHLVPNIEIFQAVLRCIKFWAKRRGVYGNLLGFFGGVHLAVLSAFICQRHPSASLSALILLFFKTFGLWPWPTPVILQETIARPFIPTDKVSWMPIQLPCSPYEFCHSNITRSTFYKIRTEFLRGHMLTKDMLRPDFDWNILFEPFPYARRYGLFVKIFLSACDKDELGDWVGWIKSRFRSLLVKLEELLGFCDPNPTEYVDTDASEPNVILYWGLPTNRRDLIDADLVEEYFLKSIDNGYQGSTGKMKLSIVKANQLPKKAQFAFERKNTKPCWRVVDDNRKKNNPRSKYSKPHCADEYLPTNDSPEYPSAGG comes from the exons ATGGAATTTGGAATTTCTGAAAACCAATTAAGCCATTTGAATCCACCCTTTACAAGAATTCTGGGTTTCAGACGAAGCCCAGATGTGATTTTGAGAATAGAAATGGAAAGATCAATGTCTCTGTTTCAg ATGATGGTAAATGAAGGTTTAGTGCCTTCTGCAGCGGAGGAAATGAAGAGGAGAAATGCTATTGACAAGCTTAAAAAG ATAGTAGTGGAATGGGTTAAAGAGGTGACTTACCAGCGAGGTCTTCCAAAAAAGTACCTTAAGTTTGCCTCTGGGACAATATTGACATATGGATCGTATGGTTTAGGG GTTTATAATTCAGACTCAGATATTGATGCTTTGTGTGTTGGTCCTTACTTTGCCACTATAGCT GAAGACTTTTTCATCGTTCTGCATAACATGCTTGCGAGCAGGCCTGAAGTATCGGAAATCCATTGTGTCAAGTATGCAAAAGTTCCTCTGATGCGATTCAAATTTGATGGGATATCCATTGATCTTCCCTATGCACGACTCAAAGTAATATCCATCCCTGAG AATGTGGATGTTTTCAATCCATTCTTTCTGAAGAATATCGATGACACGAGCTGGAAAAGTTTGTCTGGTGTGCGTGCCAATAGGAGCATTCTTCATCTTGTGCCAAACATAGAG ATATTCCAAGCAGTACTGCGTTGCATCAAATTTTGGGCCAAAAGACGAGGAGTTTATGGAAAT TTGCTTGGATTCTTTGGAGGAGTTCACTTGGCTGTGCTTTCAGCGTTTATCTGCCAAAGGCATCCATCCGCCAGCTTAAGCGCactcattttacttttcttcaAGACATTTGGCTTATGGCCTTGGCCAACTCCTGTAATTTTGCAAGAGACTATAGCTCGGCCATTCATCCCCACTGATAAGGTGTCGTGGATGCCAATCCAGTTACCGTGTAGCCCATACGAATTTTGTCATTCCAACATTACCAGAAGTACATTCTATAAAATCAGGACCGAATTCCTAAGAGGTCATATGCTGACTAAG GATATGCTGAGGCCAGATTTTGATTGGAATATCCTTTTTGAGCCATTTCCTTATGCAAGAAGATACGGACTCTTCGTCAAAATTTTCCTCTCAGCTTGTGACAAAGATGAGTTAGGAGACTGGGTGGGTTGGATCAAGTCACGCTTTCGCTCTTTACTTGTCAAG CTGGAGGAGTTACTTGGTTTTTGCGACCCCAACCCGACTGAGTACGTTGACACAGATGCATCAGAGCCTAATGTCATCCTCTATTGGGGATTACCAACTAATAGACGCGATCTAATAGACGCTGATCTTGTGGAGGAATACTTTCTAAAGAGCATTGACAATGGATATCAAGGCTCGACCGGAAAGATGAAGTTATCGATCGTGAAAGCAAATCAGTTGCCTAAAAAAGCTCAGTTTGCTTTCGAACGAAAGAACACTAAGCCGTGTTGGAGGGTTGTCGATGACAATCGCAAAAAAAACAATCCACGGTCCAAGTATAGTAAGCCTCATTGTGCTGACGAATATTTGCCTACAAATGATAGTCCCGAGTACCCTAGCGCCGGGGGATAA